A genomic stretch from Bradyrhizobium sp. 195 includes:
- a CDS encoding ATP-dependent DNA ligase, which produces MNRFAELLDRLAYEPGRNNKLRLITGYFREVGDPDRGYALAALTGALSFKHAKPALIRDLIASRTDEVLFGLSYDYVGDLSETVALMWPRRAADNGESFPGYPSPQPSPTRGEGAQLRARRQASSTSESDSASDGRTALTVPSPLVGEGQGGGYRGRDVSDAPHPSNHNNPPPPSLSEVVTTLRTLGKTELPKQLERWLDELDETGRWALLKLVTGALRIGISARLAKTAAAALGDKDPHEVELIWPGLAPPYLDLFAWLEGRAEKPVNRDPAPFRPVMLAHAIEETDFKSLDPADYIAEWKWDGIRVQAVAGRDEHGHVTARLYSRTGEDITGSFPDLVPSLRLPGAIDGELLILREGRVQSFNVLQQRLNRKVVSPKLIKEFPIHLRAYDLLGDDENDLRELPFAERRERLETFIAKLDDTRIDLSPTVSFTSWGALTAARADPASAGAGEDADAVEGVMLKRRDAPYLPGRPKGQWWKWKRDPHIIDAVLMYAQRGHGKRSSYYSDYTFGVWTAGDGGDELVPVGKAYFGFTDEELLQIDRFVRRNTTEKFGPVRHVVHEPEQGLVLEVAFEGLQRSPRHKSGVAMRFPRISRLRWDKPPKEADRLETLERMLKAEPAEVEV; this is translated from the coding sequence ATGAACCGCTTCGCCGAACTTCTGGACCGCCTCGCTTATGAACCCGGCCGTAACAACAAGCTGCGGCTGATCACCGGCTATTTTCGTGAGGTCGGCGATCCTGACCGCGGCTACGCGCTGGCCGCGCTCACCGGCGCGCTCAGCTTCAAGCATGCCAAGCCGGCGCTGATCCGCGATCTCATTGCGTCGCGCACGGATGAGGTGCTGTTTGGACTGTCCTACGACTATGTCGGCGATCTCTCGGAGACGGTGGCGCTGATGTGGCCGCGGCGAGCCGCAGACAACGGCGAGTCTTTTCCGGGCTACCCCTCTCCCCAGCCCTCCCCCACAAGGGGGGAGGGAGCGCAGTTGCGCGCGCGGCGGCAGGCGAGTTCGACGAGTGAGAGCGATTCAGCGAGTGATGGACGCACTGCTCTCACCGTTCCCTCCCCCCTTGTGGGGGAGGGGCAGGGAGGGGGGTACCGCGGGCGAGACGTCAGCGATGCGCCCCACCCAAGCAACCACAACAACCCGCCGCCCCCATCGCTCAGCGAAGTCGTCACCACGCTCCGCACGCTCGGCAAGACCGAGCTGCCGAAGCAGCTCGAGCGCTGGCTCGACGAGCTGGACGAGACCGGCCGCTGGGCGCTCTTGAAGCTCGTCACCGGCGCGCTTCGCATCGGCATCTCCGCACGCCTCGCCAAGACCGCGGCCGCCGCGCTCGGCGACAAGGACCCGCATGAGGTCGAGCTGATCTGGCCGGGCCTTGCGCCGCCTTATCTCGACCTGTTCGCCTGGCTGGAAGGCCGCGCCGAGAAGCCGGTCAATCGCGATCCAGCGCCGTTCCGGCCTGTGATGCTGGCGCATGCGATCGAGGAGACGGATTTCAAAAGCCTCGATCCCGCCGACTACATCGCCGAATGGAAATGGGACGGCATCCGGGTGCAGGCGGTGGCGGGGCGGGACGAGCACGGCCACGTCACGGCGCGGCTCTATTCGCGCACCGGCGAGGACATCACGGGAAGCTTCCCGGACCTCGTGCCGTCACTGCGTCTGCCCGGCGCGATCGACGGCGAGCTGCTGATCCTGCGCGAAGGCCGCGTGCAGAGCTTCAACGTCCTGCAACAGCGGCTCAACCGCAAGGTCGTCTCGCCGAAGCTGATCAAGGAGTTTCCGATTCATCTGCGCGCCTATGATCTGCTCGGCGATGACGAGAACGATCTGCGCGAGCTGCCGTTCGCGGAGCGGCGCGAGCGGCTGGAGACCTTCATCGCAAAGCTCGATGATACCCGCATCGATCTGTCGCCCACCGTGTCCTTCACGAGCTGGGGGGCGCTGACTGCGGCGCGCGCCGATCCGGCAAGCGCCGGCGCCGGCGAGGATGCGGACGCCGTCGAGGGCGTGATGCTGAAGCGGCGCGATGCACCTTATCTGCCGGGCCGACCCAAGGGCCAGTGGTGGAAGTGGAAGCGCGATCCGCACATCATCGATGCCGTGCTGATGTATGCGCAGCGTGGCCACGGCAAGCGCTCGTCGTATTATTCCGACTACACCTTTGGCGTCTGGACCGCCGGCGATGGCGGCGACGAACTGGTGCCGGTCGGCAAGGCCTATTTCGGCTTCACGGACGAGGAGCTGCTCCAGATCGATCGCTTCGTCCGCCGCAACACCACGGAGAAATTCGGCCCCGTTCGCCATGTCGTGCACGAGCCGGAGCAGGGGCTGGTGCTGGAGGTGGCATTCGAGGGCCTGCAGCGCTCGCCGCGGCACAAATCCGGCGTCGCCATGCGCTTTCCCCGCATCAGCCGCCTGCGCTGGGACAAGCCGCCCAAGGAGGCCGATCGGCTGGAGACGCTGGAGAGGATGCTGAAGGCGGAGCCGGCCGAGGTGGAGGTTTGA
- a CDS encoding S24 family peptidase: protein MVKQAKAQRMLTHDQIWVALDRLAERAGLSPSGLAKRAGLDPTTFNRSKRVTSDGRERWPSTESIAKALTAAGASIDSFARLIDDEARDGRSVPLLGFALAGASGAFDESGLPAGKGWTEIALPTAEDGHAFALEISGDALLPAYRDGDIILVSPGTPIRKGDRVVVKTRTDEVTIATLKRRTAKALDLQPLDASQMARTISASEVVWIARIVWASQ, encoded by the coding sequence ATGGTCAAACAGGCCAAAGCGCAGAGGATGCTGACTCACGACCAGATCTGGGTCGCGCTGGATCGGCTGGCGGAGCGCGCCGGTCTGTCGCCGTCCGGCCTTGCCAAGCGCGCCGGGCTCGATCCCACCACTTTCAACAGGTCGAAGCGCGTCACCTCTGACGGCCGCGAGCGCTGGCCCTCGACCGAATCGATCGCAAAGGCGCTGACGGCGGCCGGCGCCTCGATCGACAGTTTTGCGAGGTTGATCGACGATGAGGCCCGCGACGGCCGCTCGGTACCGCTGCTCGGCTTCGCGCTGGCCGGCGCGAGCGGCGCTTTCGACGAGTCCGGCCTTCCCGCCGGCAAGGGCTGGACCGAAATCGCGCTTCCCACCGCCGAGGACGGCCACGCCTTTGCGCTGGAGATTTCCGGCGATGCGCTGCTGCCTGCCTATCGCGACGGCGACATCATCCTGGTCTCGCCCGGCACGCCGATCCGCAAGGGCGATCGCGTCGTGGTGAAGACGAGGACGGACGAGGTGACGATCGCGACGCTGAAGCGCCGCACCGCGAAGGCGTTGGACTTGCAGCCGCTCGATGCATCGCAAATGGCACGGACGATCTCGGCGAGCGAGGTCGTCTGGATCGCGCGGATCGTCTGGGCGAGCCAGTGA
- a CDS encoding ligase-associated DNA damage response exonuclease, translating to MRPQDILLPVASGLCCKPGGFHIDPVRPVERAVITHGHSDHARAGHGAVLATQETLDMMRLRYGENFAGSTQAIRYGEEVRLGDVRVKFHPAGHVLGSAQVAVTCKDTCIVASGDYKDAPDPTCTPFELVPCDVFITEATFGLPVFRHGSASDEVKKLLASVALFPERAHLVGAYSLGKAQRVIALLRQAGYDAPIYLHGAMEKITEYYQRRGIALGELRPVKGVKKAALAGTITLAPPSATSDLWTRRFPDPVTAFASGWMRVRARARQRGVELPLVISDHADWDGLTATIGATGAGEIWVTHGQEDALVHWCRSKGLKAQPLDLVGYGDEEESETPIADEAEA from the coding sequence ATGCGTCCCCAAGACATCCTGCTGCCAGTCGCGAGCGGTCTGTGCTGCAAGCCCGGCGGTTTCCATATCGACCCTGTCCGGCCGGTGGAGCGGGCCGTGATCACCCACGGCCATTCCGACCATGCCCGCGCCGGGCACGGCGCGGTGCTGGCGACGCAGGAAACGCTGGACATGATGCGGCTGCGCTACGGCGAGAACTTTGCCGGATCGACGCAAGCCATCCGCTATGGCGAGGAGGTCCGGCTCGGCGATGTCCGCGTGAAGTTTCATCCGGCGGGCCACGTGCTGGGCTCGGCGCAGGTCGCCGTGACCTGCAAGGACACCTGCATCGTTGCCTCCGGCGACTACAAGGACGCGCCGGACCCGACCTGCACGCCATTCGAATTGGTGCCCTGCGACGTCTTCATCACGGAGGCAACGTTCGGGCTGCCGGTGTTCCGGCATGGCAGTGCTAGTGACGAGGTGAAGAAGCTGCTGGCTTCCGTCGCGTTGTTTCCCGAGCGTGCGCATCTCGTCGGCGCCTATTCGCTTGGCAAGGCGCAGCGCGTGATCGCGCTGCTCCGGCAGGCCGGCTACGACGCGCCGATCTATCTGCATGGCGCGATGGAGAAGATCACCGAGTACTATCAGAGGCGCGGCATCGCGCTCGGTGAGCTCAGGCCGGTCAAGGGGGTGAAAAAGGCCGCGCTCGCCGGCACCATCACGCTGGCACCGCCCTCGGCGACATCGGATCTCTGGACGCGGCGCTTTCCCGATCCCGTCACCGCGTTCGCCTCGGGATGGATGCGCGTGCGCGCCCGGGCGCGGCAGCGCGGCGTCGAGTTGCCGCTGGTGATCTCCGACCACGCCGATTGGGACGGCCTCACCGCCACGATCGGCGCGACCGGCGCCGGCGAAATCTGGGTCACACACGGCCAGGAAGATGCGCTGGTGCATTGGTGCCGGAGCAAAGGCCTGAAAGCGCAGCCGCTCGATCTCGTCGGCTATGGCGACGAGGAGGAGAGCGAGACGCCGATCGCTGACGAGGCCGAAGCATGA
- a CDS encoding MATE family efflux transporter: protein MHAPVPLKIGSRQVFAIAGPAMVANLTTPLIGIVSTTAIGRLDDAALLGGVAIASVIFDCLFWLFGFLRMSTLAFTAQSLGAGEVREPTAILARGLIVAGLIGIALIVLQLPLATVLFDLMGGSEGVTRAAQTYFKIRIWSSPFALANYVILGWLIGKARANSALLLQVVINLVNMAATVLLVLVYDTGIAGAAISALLSEAVGFALGVIVCRHYAEGGFAVPSMTLLDREKLLRMLAVNSDIMIRTAALIAVFLFFTAKGAQAGDVTLAANSVLNNFLLVSAFFLDGLANAAQQLCGRTLGARDPRGFSDSTRLVLLWGLGFAIVVAVLFALCGPALIDVMTASEDVRRAAREFLPFVVLAPIPGVFAFGFDGIYIGATWAREMRNLMLASLAIFLGTWWALQSFGNAGLWCALMASYLSRGGLQAARYPVQFRMTFSKP, encoded by the coding sequence ATGCACGCCCCCGTTCCCCTCAAGATCGGCTCCCGCCAGGTGTTCGCCATCGCAGGTCCCGCGATGGTCGCGAACCTTACCACGCCACTGATCGGCATTGTCTCGACCACGGCGATCGGCCGGCTCGACGATGCAGCGCTGCTCGGCGGCGTCGCGATCGCGTCGGTGATCTTCGACTGCCTGTTCTGGTTGTTCGGCTTCCTGCGCATGAGCACGCTCGCCTTCACCGCGCAGTCGCTGGGCGCGGGCGAGGTGCGCGAGCCGACCGCGATCCTGGCGCGCGGCCTGATCGTCGCCGGCCTGATCGGTATTGCGCTGATCGTGCTGCAACTGCCGCTGGCCACTGTGCTGTTCGACCTCATGGGCGGCAGCGAGGGGGTGACGCGGGCAGCACAGACCTACTTCAAGATCCGGATCTGGTCGTCGCCGTTCGCGCTCGCCAATTACGTCATCCTCGGCTGGTTGATCGGAAAGGCCCGCGCCAATTCAGCCTTGCTGCTTCAGGTCGTCATCAACCTCGTCAACATGGCGGCGACTGTCCTGCTGGTGCTGGTCTACGATACCGGCATCGCCGGTGCCGCGATCTCGGCGCTGTTGTCGGAAGCGGTCGGGTTCGCGCTCGGGGTGATCGTCTGCCGCCATTACGCCGAGGGCGGCTTCGCAGTGCCGTCCATGACGCTGCTCGACCGCGAGAAGCTGTTGCGGATGTTGGCGGTGAATTCCGACATCATGATCCGCACCGCGGCGCTGATCGCCGTGTTCCTGTTCTTCACCGCCAAGGGCGCGCAGGCCGGCGACGTCACGCTGGCCGCCAATTCCGTGCTCAACAACTTCCTGCTGGTCAGCGCCTTCTTCCTCGACGGTCTCGCCAACGCGGCGCAGCAACTCTGCGGCCGCACCCTCGGCGCGCGCGATCCAAGGGGATTTTCCGATTCGACCCGGCTGGTGCTGCTGTGGGGGCTCGGCTTTGCAATCGTCGTCGCCGTGCTATTCGCGCTGTGCGGGCCGGCCCTGATCGATGTCATGACGGCGAGTGAAGACGTCCGCCGTGCCGCGCGCGAATTCCTGCCGTTCGTCGTGCTCGCGCCGATCCCCGGCGTGTTCGCCTTTGGCTTCGACGGCATCTATATCGGCGCGACCTGGGCGCGCGAGATGCGCAATCTGATGCTGGCCTCGCTCGCGATCTTCCTCGGCACCTGGTGGGCGCTGCAATCGTTCGGCAACGCCGGACTGTGGTGCGCGCTGATGGCCTCCTACCTCTCGCGCGGCGGCTTGCAGGCCGCGCGCTATCCGGTGCAGTTCAGGATGACGTTTTCGAAGCCGTAG
- a CDS encoding DUF6460 domain-containing protein, which translates to MVQDVRDLPAGRNDGLNRFLGGSPLAVAFRLVLLSILVGVVLATIGFDPWNILYSIRLLFQRLWDLGFDTVNWLWRYFLLGAVIVIPIWLLSRVFGAPRGR; encoded by the coding sequence ATGGTCCAAGACGTCAGAGATTTGCCGGCCGGCCGCAACGACGGGCTGAACCGCTTTCTCGGCGGCTCGCCGCTCGCGGTCGCGTTTCGCCTGGTCCTGCTCTCGATCCTGGTCGGCGTCGTGCTGGCGACGATCGGCTTCGATCCCTGGAACATCCTCTATAGCATCCGCCTGCTGTTCCAGCGTCTGTGGGATCTCGGCTTCGACACCGTGAACTGGCTGTGGCGCTACTTCCTGCTCGGCGCGGTCATCGTGATTCCGATCTGGCTGCTCTCGCGCGTGTTCGGCGCGCCGCGCGGCCGGTGA
- a CDS encoding quinone-dependent dihydroorotate dehydrogenase has product MIRAFDAFSLPVLRWLDPEDAHRLAIQGLRFLPPIKPRTDDPKLAMRAFGLNFPNPIGMAAGFDKSAEVPDALLRLGFGFVEIGSVTPKPQVGNPRPRLFRLERDEAIINRMGFNNDGADVALRRLAARAQHGGIVGVNVGANKDSPDRVADYVKLIETFAPVASYFTVNVSSPNTPGLRNLQEGALLDDLLARVIDARERVRQKAGDTPVLLKIAPDLSLAQLDDVVQVARSRRVDGMIVSNTTIARPSTLREEMRAKEQGGLSGRPLFRLSTRMVAETYVRVEGAFPLIGVGGVDSGGAALTKIRAGASLIQLYSSLVYKGLGLVDEIKRDLTSTLLRTGRDSLSEIVGADAATLTAEDWPGM; this is encoded by the coding sequence GTGATTCGTGCTTTCGACGCCTTTTCGCTGCCGGTGCTGCGCTGGCTCGATCCGGAAGACGCGCATCGCCTCGCGATCCAGGGCCTGCGCTTCCTGCCACCGATCAAGCCACGCACTGATGATCCCAAGCTCGCGATGCGCGCCTTCGGGCTCAACTTTCCCAATCCGATCGGCATGGCCGCAGGCTTCGACAAGAGCGCGGAGGTGCCGGACGCGTTGCTGCGGCTCGGCTTCGGCTTCGTCGAGATCGGCTCGGTGACGCCGAAGCCGCAAGTTGGCAATCCGCGGCCGCGGCTGTTCCGGCTCGAGCGCGACGAGGCGATCATCAACCGCATGGGTTTCAACAATGACGGCGCGGATGTCGCGTTGCGCCGGCTCGCCGCGCGCGCGCAGCACGGCGGCATCGTCGGCGTCAATGTCGGCGCCAACAAGGATTCGCCGGACCGGGTCGCCGACTACGTCAAGCTGATCGAGACCTTTGCGCCGGTCGCGAGCTATTTCACCGTCAATGTCTCCTCGCCGAACACGCCCGGCCTGCGCAATCTGCAGGAAGGTGCCCTGCTCGACGATCTCCTCGCGCGCGTGATCGATGCCCGCGAGCGGGTGCGCCAGAAGGCCGGCGACACGCCGGTGCTGCTCAAGATCGCGCCTGATTTGAGCCTTGCCCAGCTCGACGACGTCGTGCAGGTCGCGCGCTCGCGCCGGGTCGACGGCATGATCGTGTCGAACACGACGATCGCGCGGCCGAGCACGCTGCGCGAGGAGATGCGCGCCAAGGAGCAAGGCGGCCTGTCCGGCCGGCCGCTCTTCCGCCTGTCGACGCGGATGGTCGCGGAGACCTATGTGCGTGTCGAGGGTGCATTCCCGCTGATCGGTGTCGGCGGCGTGGATTCCGGGGGCGCCGCGCTGACCAAGATCCGCGCCGGCGCCAGCCTGATCCAGCTCTATTCGTCGCTGGTCTACAAGGGCCTCGGCCTCGTCGATGAGATCAAGCGCGACCTCACTTCGACGCTGCTCCGCACCGGGCGGGATTCCTTGTCCGAGATCGTCGGCGCGGATGCCGCGACGCTGACGGCGGAAGACTGGCCGGGAATGTAA
- a CDS encoding amidohydrolase family protein: MIIDAHQHFWDPARADYSWMDAPELTPIRRAFGPADLAPLLKVNGVDASIVVQCRSALEETEEFLRIAQATPSVIGVVGWVDLTDGALGDTLDRLRGLPGGDKLVGIRHQVHDEADPDWLLREDVQRGLTAVFAHDLAYDFLVRARELPAAVATAQAFPQARFVLDHAAKPPIADGGSAEWSDRIKALGTCYNVWCKISGLATEAVWNDWDAERMFPFVAHAAECFGEDRLIFGSDWPVCLLAGSYGEIKSALEACLAKLGPQVRDKAFGVNAARAYRLAIAT, from the coding sequence ATGATCATCGACGCCCACCAGCATTTCTGGGATCCGGCGCGCGCCGACTATTCCTGGATGGACGCACCCGAACTGACGCCGATCCGCCGCGCTTTCGGTCCCGCCGATCTCGCGCCGCTGCTGAAGGTGAACGGCGTCGACGCCAGCATCGTGGTGCAATGCCGCTCAGCGCTGGAGGAGACCGAGGAATTTTTGCGCATCGCGCAGGCCACGCCGTCAGTGATTGGCGTCGTCGGCTGGGTCGATCTGACCGACGGTGCGCTCGGCGACACGCTCGACCGGCTGCGCGGCCTGCCGGGCGGGGACAAGCTCGTCGGCATTCGCCATCAGGTTCATGACGAGGCCGATCCCGATTGGCTGCTGCGCGAGGATGTCCAGCGCGGCCTCACAGCTGTGTTCGCGCACGATCTCGCCTACGATTTTCTCGTCCGCGCCCGCGAACTGCCCGCCGCTGTCGCAACCGCACAGGCCTTTCCGCAAGCGCGCTTCGTGCTCGACCACGCGGCCAAGCCGCCGATCGCCGACGGCGGCAGCGCCGAATGGTCCGATCGCATCAAGGCGCTCGGGACTTGCTACAATGTCTGGTGCAAGATCTCGGGGCTCGCGACCGAGGCGGTCTGGAACGACTGGGATGCGGAACGGATGTTTCCGTTCGTCGCGCACGCAGCAGAATGTTTTGGCGAGGACAGGCTGATCTTCGGCTCGGACTGGCCGGTGTGCCTGCTTGCGGGAAGCTACGGCGAGATCAAGAGCGCGCTGGAGGCGTGCCTGGCGAAGCTTGGCCCGCAGGTGCGGGACAAGGCTTTTGGTGTGAATGCGGCGCGGGCGTATCGGCTGGCGATCGCGACCTAA
- a CDS encoding class I SAM-dependent DNA methyltransferase encodes MPLRLFQSSGDLMADRRFEFARDLQLKGDLPAAADLLEQALELAPDFTSAWFTLGEIRQQLGERAKAIAAFREARRSDPGDQHGAGLHLMRLGDAEMAEMPKAYVEALFDQYAPRFEHTLINDLGYRAPSLIFKAVVAARVAARKPAYFKRTIDLGCGTGLAAAAFAKQVDHCIGIDLSPGMIKQARASNLYAELEVADMIEGLRGKADTSANLVVAADAFVYLSDLAPVLNEARRVLVSGGVLAFTVETFDGSGVVLGEGLRYAHSAEYVRGTLAKAGLKLLTLEPASPRIENNEPVRGLVVVAEKT; translated from the coding sequence ATGCCCCTGCGCCTATTCCAGTCCTCCGGCGATCTCATGGCCGACCGCCGCTTCGAGTTCGCGCGCGACCTCCAGCTCAAGGGCGATCTGCCCGCAGCCGCGGACCTCCTGGAGCAGGCGCTCGAGCTCGCGCCTGACTTCACATCAGCCTGGTTCACGCTTGGCGAAATCCGTCAGCAGCTCGGCGAGCGGGCCAAGGCGATCGCGGCGTTTCGAGAGGCGCGCCGATCCGACCCTGGCGATCAGCACGGCGCCGGCCTGCATCTGATGCGGCTCGGCGATGCAGAGATGGCGGAGATGCCCAAGGCCTATGTGGAGGCGCTGTTCGACCAATACGCGCCACGCTTCGAGCATACGCTGATCAACGATCTCGGCTATCGCGCGCCCAGCCTGATCTTCAAGGCGGTGGTGGCCGCACGGGTCGCCGCCAGGAAGCCGGCCTACTTCAAGCGCACCATCGATCTCGGCTGCGGCACCGGCCTTGCGGCCGCCGCCTTCGCCAAGCAGGTCGACCATTGCATCGGCATCGATCTGTCGCCCGGCATGATCAAGCAGGCGCGCGCCAGCAACCTCTATGCCGAGCTCGAAGTCGCCGACATGATCGAAGGCCTGCGGGGCAAGGCTGATACCAGCGCGAACCTCGTCGTCGCCGCAGATGCGTTCGTCTATCTTTCCGATCTGGCGCCGGTCCTCAACGAGGCCAGGCGCGTGCTCGTATCAGGCGGCGTGCTCGCCTTCACGGTGGAGACGTTCGACGGCAGCGGCGTCGTTCTCGGCGAAGGCCTGCGTTATGCCCACTCGGCGGAATATGTGCGCGGCACCCTCGCAAAGGCGGGACTGAAGCTGTTGACGCTGGAGCCGGCCTCGCCGCGCATCGAGAACAACGAGCCGGTGCGCGGCCTCGTCGTCGTCGCCGAGAAAACTTGA
- a CDS encoding MBL fold metallo-hydrolase: protein MQLRFVGCGDAFGSGGRLNTCFHVSGRKANFLIDCGASALPALKRLVIDRNEIDLILITHFHGDHFAGLPFVLLDAQFSRRTRPLTIAGPAGIETRLNQVMEALFEHSSKTKQRFELEVVELAPEQSKTFGAVMVTPYPVVHGESGGPFLAYRVEAEGRTLAYSADTEWTDTLIPLAHGADLFIAEAYMYEKVVKNHLSLKTLEKHLPDVGAKRLVLTHMNDDMLSRLDDIAHLAAEDGMVLVF, encoded by the coding sequence ATGCAATTGCGCTTTGTCGGCTGCGGCGACGCCTTTGGCTCCGGCGGCAGGCTCAACACCTGCTTCCACGTCTCGGGGCGCAAAGCCAACTTCCTGATCGATTGCGGCGCGTCGGCCCTGCCGGCGCTGAAGCGGCTCGTGATCGATCGCAACGAGATCGATCTGATCCTGATCACGCATTTCCACGGCGACCATTTTGCCGGGTTGCCGTTTGTCCTGCTCGACGCGCAATTTTCGCGGCGGACGCGGCCGCTCACGATCGCGGGCCCTGCGGGCATCGAGACGCGGCTTAACCAGGTGATGGAGGCGCTGTTCGAGCACTCCTCGAAGACCAAACAGCGATTCGAGCTCGAGGTCGTGGAGCTCGCGCCCGAGCAAAGCAAAACCTTCGGCGCGGTGATGGTGACGCCCTATCCGGTGGTGCACGGCGAATCCGGTGGTCCCTTCCTCGCCTACCGCGTCGAGGCCGAGGGCCGCACGCTCGCCTACAGCGCCGATACCGAATGGACGGACACGCTCATTCCGCTGGCGCACGGCGCCGACCTTTTCATCGCCGAAGCCTATATGTACGAGAAGGTGGTCAAGAACCATCTCAGCCTGAAGACCTTGGAAAAGCATTTGCCTGACGTCGGCGCAAAACGCCTCGTCCTCACCCATATGAACGACGACATGCTCTCACGCCTGGACGATATTGCGCATCTCGCCGCCGAAGACGGCATGGTCCTCGTATTCTGA
- a CDS encoding DUF952 domain-containing protein, giving the protein MVKIYKICPASAWREAERQGVYRGSADDARDGFIHFSTATQVPETLRKHYFGQRALFLVEVDGDALGAALRWERSRNDELFPHLYGELDLGAVIAVTNLNMRSDGSHDTPELLP; this is encoded by the coding sequence GTGGTCAAGATCTACAAAATCTGTCCGGCCTCGGCTTGGCGCGAGGCGGAACGACAGGGTGTCTACCGGGGCAGCGCGGACGATGCGCGCGACGGATTCATCCATTTCTCGACCGCTACCCAAGTGCCCGAAACCCTCCGCAAGCACTATTTCGGGCAACGCGCGCTGTTCCTGGTCGAGGTCGACGGTGACGCGCTCGGAGCTGCGCTGCGCTGGGAGCGCTCGCGCAATGACGAGCTGTTTCCGCATCTCTATGGCGAGCTCGATCTCGGCGCGGTGATCGCGGTGACGAACCTCAACATGCGCTCCGACGGCAGCCATGACACTCCGGAGCTCTTGCCGTGA
- a CDS encoding ABC transporter substrate-binding protein: MTKNPSRRDFSAAALATIAASTLPAPYVWAADKKYDAGASDTEIKIGQTVPHSGPGSLYGVLGRIGEAYFQMLNEKGGINGRRVKFLTMDDAYSAPKCVEATRRLVEQEEVLALYGSLGTAPQTAVHKYLNSKGVPQLLLNTGASKWNNPKEFKWTMAGLPLYPTEARILARHVVSVKPNAKVGILYQNDDFGRDFLGPFKKVLADAGGTAQVIMEQTYDLTEPTVDSQLINLSKSGADVFYNISTGKASSQSIRKVAELGWKPLQLLSAGSTGRSILNAAGLENATGIVAIRYNKEVGLPKWEKDPDVMAFEELRKKYTPAIDPDNTIAFAGYGQAVSMGEILRRCGDDLTRANVLKQASNLKGFHSPYFLDGVTYDYTPEDYTPMKTLFISTFSGKDWDISDRPMSE, translated from the coding sequence ATGACAAAGAATCCATCTCGGCGCGATTTCAGCGCCGCCGCGCTCGCCACCATCGCCGCATCCACCTTGCCCGCGCCTTACGTCTGGGCCGCGGACAAGAAATATGACGCGGGCGCCAGCGACACCGAGATCAAGATCGGGCAGACCGTGCCGCATTCCGGTCCCGGCTCGCTCTATGGCGTGCTCGGCCGCATCGGCGAGGCCTATTTCCAGATGCTGAACGAGAAGGGCGGCATCAACGGGCGCAGGGTCAAGTTCCTCACCATGGACGATGCCTACAGCGCGCCGAAATGCGTCGAGGCGACGCGGCGCCTGGTCGAGCAGGAAGAGGTGCTCGCTCTCTACGGCTCGCTCGGCACCGCGCCCCAGACCGCCGTGCACAAGTACCTGAACTCCAAGGGCGTGCCGCAACTGCTGCTCAACACCGGCGCGTCGAAGTGGAACAACCCGAAAGAGTTCAAATGGACGATGGCGGGCCTGCCGCTCTACCCGACGGAAGCGCGCATTCTCGCGCGGCACGTCGTGAGCGTGAAGCCGAATGCCAAGGTCGGCATCCTCTACCAGAACGACGATTTCGGCCGCGACTTCCTGGGGCCGTTCAAGAAGGTGCTGGCGGATGCCGGCGGCACCGCGCAGGTGATCATGGAGCAGACCTATGATCTCACCGAGCCGACCGTCGATTCCCAGCTCATCAATCTCTCCAAGTCGGGCGCGGACGTCTTCTACAATATCTCGACCGGCAAGGCCTCGTCGCAGTCGATCCGGAAAGTGGCCGAGCTCGGCTGGAAGCCGCTGCAGCTGTTGTCGGCGGGCTCGACGGGCCGCTCGATCCTCAATGCCGCGGGGCTCGAGAACGCCACCGGCATCGTCGCGATCCGCTACAACAAGGAGGTCGGCCTGCCCAAATGGGAGAAGGACCCCGACGTGATGGCGTTCGAGGAATTGCGCAAGAAATACACGCCGGCGATCGACCCCGACAACACCATCGCCTTCGCCGGCTACGGCCAGGCCGTCAGCATGGGCGAGATCCTGCGCCGCTGCGGCGACGATCTCACCCGCGCCAACGTGCTGAAGCAGGCCTCGAACCTCAAAGGCTTCCACTCACCCTACTTCCTCGACGGCGTGACCTACGACTACACGCCCGAGGACTACACGCCGATGAAGACGCTGTTCATCTCGACCTTCTCCGGCAAGGACTGGGATATCTCCGACAGGCCGATGTCGGAATAG